A genomic region of Sander vitreus isolate 19-12246 chromosome 11, sanVit1, whole genome shotgun sequence contains the following coding sequences:
- the LOC144525191 gene encoding bromodomain adjacent to zinc finger domain protein 2B-like isoform X5: protein MEFGERLASPSSAPSSLHMASSSTSSSPARPQTPSTKCSPAPSPAASSPVTTCGHLFQITGDERLNMSGSSNGFPLVSHPAFGLYTSSSGHSEFGGLGSLGLSALAAHSQFGTFPDWWRPSEAHTRGAAAFFPPLLGLHPVFASTFKSHNPIQLQSRTSVSVGVTGTVNGASSPTGHSAVNTSSFPAKGNTKKTEANSSRSQKSRQDLGQLQRKITQKTKEKKSNKRPLETSSMSGSQSGSLSDSSSSDGEESSSDPDDMEEDNDEDEDDQSNASEDSDSEKDSRVKRKVKRLTQNTSESKKKRPCTADGNTTQDSHHDTVPLTSPYRLQSSSHPAGLSQSAALFLQSSRTAEEEGQQHISVIQATGLAAGNSPLAASRRESSPLPSRSSPNPISNTPKHLHPSTSPKHFSHLSSPQHSPPKPHALCSPSKPLSLCSSPKPLSLSSIPRPPTLLASQKPPQNLHKSKFLMPSLKHTQLVDGIKESSGNLMDERSLHLNSFKLKQPHHSKDSLKPAFSLRPKSQNWFKSHKNSASSSSLLTQHKHSSDTLSSLSLPHSNDTNLFLNHHLNGVIHSAVQDAPLALITTPRSQSSTPSSKPLLVATSPPYPMPINLSNGTKEMSGSSASLLKCSASSGLAHRTMKTNTPKYLHTGKSLSKTNSSYPLVDSVRGSESDIHSSRDSDDSLGNDFDDEDDEDDIEDEDSGSSLSESGSNLDSDSDGSEDDMKERGETEADSDAEGTPMKLAKVSSFKLSANCSLLNLKIVKPPSLPSSLLAPTTVTSSGALSNHSTLSPPFKFATLPGSGKRRRVTDERVLRLPLEFGWQRETRIRTVAGRLQGEVAYFAPCGKKLRQYPDVMKYLLRNGITNISRDNFSFSTKMKVGDFYEAREGPEGLQWFLLAEEEIAPSIIAMDGRRSHCTQSKRQQIGDGTGAKQWNSHPLNIGENNFQDVSDAKLLRKLEAQEIARQAAQIKMMRKIEKQAMAQAAKEARKQQAMMAAEERRKKREQIKFLKQQVKRKKKEEAANAKILEAEKRNKEKEIRRLQAVILKHQELERHRLDMVWERERRRQHMMLIKAVEARKKAEEKERLKKEKKDEKRLNKERKLELRRLELEKAKELKKPNEDMCLADHKPLPEWSRIPGLVLPGSTFSDCLMVLQFLHSFGKVLRLDINPNMLNLSDLQEGLLNTGDSLGKVQDLLVSMLSAAVCDPGIPAGHKNKTALGDHLTNVGINRDNVSEILQIYMEGHCEQTELAALALSLRTKAFQAHSPPQKASMLAFLVNELCCSKAVISEIDKNIDHITNLRKDKWVIEGKLRKLRSIHAKKTGKRDSSVGGENSHSLVIPTARNKCKRKEGDSEEEEDEDDDSEDQGDDDDDEEEESVGKKGKKAEMCEQEDDSVHSASMEELEKQIEKTYKQQSQIRQKLSDSSHSLRSMTIGQDRYKRRYWVLPQCSGLFVEGMESCEGYEEVEKEKKRQRTAQVLRVKEEQQEEMEKPTVSSPAQSTDGDTTTPEGQQDKDSLNLFLQKPGSFSKLSKLLEVAKMAQDSDINSHNSHSAKVPTTASYSLYPTSQTATTQQGLIDKADTLVPSLLRSSPWITCSPHSVLHDDQLSKILKEKSNQWFSLLPRSPCDESSFNSGSSPPAASSPLQTVSTKSPFSLSPNPPATASSSAPAGITNMQPSVLQQLKSGIHQSRLTRCDVSSAASPSLPFSGASLPPMLDLASQHAEGNSNMVFFLANNNSVNKSETPEPLIDKPDCASFPAVEVAKTQDYPSPQPIPEEMLCGWWRVADMEELHSLVKALHSRGIREKALQKQIQKHMEYTTHLCANSKDAIDVAELEKREVSEETVDSWCVEEKAMEVDISLLQRVEGLERKVVSARLQVKGWMHPEPQSEREDLVYHEHKLLSSPAPEKKAQRETSQDELPGTVVRRPDNPLDIAVIRLAELERNIERSREEEVAPGMKLWRKALGEVRSSAQLSLCIQQLEKSIAWERSIMKVHCQLCQKGDNEELLLLCDGCDKGCHTYCQKPKITTVPDGDWFCPTCVAKSPVCSVIQESGQSPRSRKQLSQTAGGGKKGIEVKRNSKPSVVGELIKEEAAGSNSVPKKGTKEFKKRKGDDSPPSSQAVHESPVSCVKKAKTAKDNNTNGLATCRVLLAELEAHQDAWPFLTPVNQKAVPGYRKVIKKPMDFSTIREKLTNNQYLNLETFIVDVNLVFDNCETFNEDDSEIGQAGHSMRRFFDKRWTELLE from the exons ATGGAGTTTGGAGAGCGGCTGGCCTCCCCATCATCAGCCCCGTCCTCCCTTCACATGGCCTCCTCTTCAACCAGCTCCTCCCCTGCTCGACCCCAGACACCCTCCACAAAGTGCAGCCCGGCCCCTAGCCCTGCAGCCAGCTCTCCTGTCACCACCTGTG GCCATCTGTTCCAGATAACTGGGGATGAACGTTTAAATATGTCTGGCAGCTCCAATGGTTTTCCTTTGGTCAGCCATCCAGCTTTTGGGCTCTACACGTCAAGTTCAGGACACTCTGAGTTTGGAGGCCTAGGAAGCCTGGGTTTGTCTGCCTTGGCTGCTCACTCCCAGTTTGGTACATTTCCAG ACTGGTGGCGGCCATCTGAGGCACACACCAGAGGAGCAGCAGCCTTTTTCCCTCCTCTTCTGGGTCTGCATCCTGTATTTGCATCAACTTTCAAAAGCCACAATCCCATTCAGTTGCAGTCACGTACctcag TTTCTGTAGGCGTAACTGGAACAGTGAATGGTGCTTCTTCTCCTACTGGGCACTCTGCTGTGAACACCAGTTCATTTCCAGCAAagggaaacacaaagaaaactgagGCCAATAGTAGTCGGAGTCAAAAGAGCAGACAGGACCTGGGCCAACTGCAACGGAAAATCACCCAGAAAACGAAAGAAAAG AAATCCAACAAAAGACCACTAGAGACCTCGAGCATGAGCGGCAGCCAGTCGGGATCATTGTCAGATAGCTCCTCCAGTGATGgtgaggagagcagcagtgatCCCGATGACATGGAGGAGGACAATGATGAAGATGAGGATGATCAGAGCAATGCCAGTGAGGACTCTGATTCAGAAAAAGACAGTCGAGTGAAAAGGAAAGTCAAG CGGCTGACACAGAACACATCTGAGAGTAAAAAGAAGAGACCTTGCACTGCAGATGGAAATACAACTCAAGACAGTCATCATGACACTGTTCCTTTGACTTCCCCATACCGCTTGCAGTCCTCTTCTCATCCCGCTGGCCTGTCACAGTCCGCAGCGCTGTTCCTCCAGAGCTCCAGGACTGCAGAGGAGGAAGGCCAGCAGCACATCAGTGTCATCCAGGCCACTGGGTTGGCAGCCGGCAACAGTCCCCTAGCAGCGTCCCGCAGGGAGTCCTCTCCTCTGCCCTCCAGGTCCTCACCCAACCCCATCTCCAACACACCTAAACACTTACATCCTTCCACCTCACCAAAGCACTTCTCTCATTTGTCCTCACCACAGCATAGCCCTCCCAAACCTCATGCTCTCTGTTCCCCTTCAAAACCCCTATCTCTGTGTTCCTCACCCaagcctctctccctctcttctatACCCAGACCACCAACCCTGTTAGCCTCACAAAAGCCTCCCCAAAACCTCCATAAATCCAAATTCCTGATGCCGTCTCTGAAGCACACCCAGCTGGTTGATGGCATAAAGGAGAGCAGTGGAAACCTTATGGACGAAAGATCATTACACTTGAAcagttttaaattaaaacag CCCCACCACTCCAAGGACTCCCTGAAGCCAGCTTTCTCTCTGCGACCTAAGAGCCAGAACTGGtttaaaagtcacaaaaattCAGCATCCTCTTCGTCGTTGCTGACACAGCATAAACATTCTTCAGATACGTTGAGCAGTCTGTCTCTCCCACACAGCAATGACACCAATCTGTTCCTGAACCACCACCTTAATGGAGTGATCCACAGCGCAGTTCAGGATGCCCCTTTGGCCCTCATCACTACACCACGCAGCCAGAGCAGCACCCCCAGTAGCAAGCCCCTCCTGGTAGCCACCAGCCCTCCCTATCCCATGCCCATCAACCTAAGCAATGGCACTAAGGAGATGTCGGGCAGCTCTGCTTCCCTACTTAAATGTTCAGCCTCATCAGGTCTTGCTCACAGAACAATGAAGACTAACACTCCCAAGTATCTGCATACAGGAAAGAGCCTCTCTAAAACCAACTCATCCTATCCACTTGTAGACTCAGTCAGAGGTAGTGAGTCTGATATACACAGCAGCAGGGACTCAGACGACTCTTTAGGAAATGACTTTGATGATGAAGACGATGAAGACGATATTGAGGATGAAGATTCTGGCAGTAGCCTTTCAG AGTCGGGGAGCAATCTGGATAGCGACTCTGATGGCTCTGAGGATGATATGAAGGAGCGCGGTGAGACCGAAGCAGACAGCGATGCAGAAGGGACTCCCATGAAACTCGCTAAAGTGTCCTCTTTCAAACTCTCAGCCAACTGCTCCCTGCTGAACTTGAAGATCGTCAAGCCTCCTAGTTTACCAAGTAGCCTACTCGCCCCCACCACAGTGACCAGCTCAGGGGCACTGAGTAACCACAGCACCCTATCGCCTCCCTTCAAGTTTGCCACGCTCCCAG GAtcggggaagaggaggagagtaaCGGATGAGAGAGTTCTGCGGTTGCCTCTTGAGTTCGG GTGGCAGAGAGAGACCCGAATCAGGACTGTGGCAGGTCGTCTACAAGGAGAGGTGGCTTACTTTGCTCCATGTGGGAAAAAGCTGCGTCAGTATCCTGATGTAATGAAG TACTTACTCCGGAATGGAATAACCAACATCTCACGGGATAATTTCAGCTTCAGTACAAAAATGAAAGTTGGTGACTTCTATGAAGCCAGAGAAGGACCAGAG GGTTTACAGTGGTTCCTGCTGGCAGAGGAGGAGATTGCTCCCAGTATCATAGCGATGGATGGGAGGCGCAGTCATTGCACACAGTCTAAGCGCCAGCAGATAGGTGATGGTACTGgggccaaacagtggaattctCATCCTCTTAATATTGGTGAAAATAACTTCCAAGATGTCAGTGATGCAAAGCTGCTACGCAAACTGGAGGCTCAAG AAATAGCTCGACAGGCAGCTCAGATCAAAATGATGAGGAAAATTGAGAAGCAGGCCATGGCGCAAGCAGCCAAAGAGGCAAGGAAGCAACAAG CAATGATGGCTGCAGAGGAGAGGCGGAAAAAGAGGGAGCAGATAAAGTTTCTTAAACAGCAA gtaaaaagaaagaagaaagaagaggcAGCCAATGCCAAAATATTGGAGGCTGAGAAGCGAAACAAG gAGAAGGAGATACGTAGACTGCAAGCTGTCATACTGAAGCACCAG GAGTTGGAGAGGCATAGACTAGATATGGTATGG GAGAGGGAAAGGCGCAGGCAGCACATGATGCTCATTAAGGCTGTGGAGGCCCGTAAGAAGGCAGAG GAGAAAGAGCGTctgaaaaaagagaagaaggatGAGAAACGGTTAAACAAGGAGAGGAAACTGGAGCTCAGAAGACTGGAATTGGAAAAAGCAAAGGAGCTGAAGAAACCAAATGAAGACATGTGTTTAGCAGATCATAAG CCACTTCCAGAGTGGTCCCGGATCCCTGGTCTGGTCTTACCAGGAAGCACCTTCTCTGACTGCCTGATGGTGCTGCAGTTTCTGCACAGCTTTGGAAAGGTCCTGAGGTTAGATATAAATCCCAACATGCTCAACCTAAGTGACCTTCAAGAGGGCTTGCTCAACACTGGGGACAGTTTGGGCAAGGTGCAAGACCTGCTGGTGAGCATGCtgtctgcagctgtgtgtgatCCTGGTATACCTGCAGGTCACAAG AATAAGACCGCCTTGGGGGACCACCTGACTAATGTGGGGATCAACCGAGACAATGTGTCTGAGATCCTGCAGATCTACATGGAGGGTCACTGTGAGCAGACAGAGCTGGCTGCTCTGGCCCTCAGCCTCAGGACCAAGGCGTTTCAGGCCCACAGCCCGCCACAGAAGGCCTCCATGCTGGCATTCCTGGTTAATGAGCTTTGCTGCAGTAAGGCTGTGATCAG TGAGATCGACAAAAACATAGACCACATAACCAACCTGAGGAAGGATAAGTGGGTTATCGAAGGAAAACTTCGCAA acTCAGGAGCATTCATGCCAAGAAGACAGGGAAAAGAGACAGCAGTGTGGGGGGAGAAAACAGCCACAGCCTTGTCATCCCCACTGCCAGAAACAAATGCAAGAGGAAAGAAGGGGAcagtgaggaggaagaggacgaaGATGACGACAGTGAAGACCAAGGagacgacgacgacgatgaGGAAGAAGAATCTGTGGGAAAGAAGGGAAAGAAAGCAGAGATGTGTGAGCAAGAG GACGACAGTGTACACTCAGCCAGCATGGAGGAGCTAGAGAAACAGATTGAGAAAACATACAAG CAACAGAGTCAGATCAGACAGAAGTTATCTGACTCATCTCACTCACTCCGCTCCATGACGATTGGACAGGACCGCTACAAGAGACGTTATTGGGTCCTACCGCAGTGTAGTGGCCTCTTTGTTGAAGGCATGGAGAGCTGTGAAG GTTATGAAGAggtggagaaagagaagaaaagacagaGGACTGCTCAGGTGCTCAGGGTAAAAGAAGAGCAGCAGGAAGAGATGGAGAAGCCAACGGTGTCCAGTCCAGCGCAGAGCACAGACGGCGATACAACCACACCAGAGGGCCAGCAGGACAAAGACAGCCTCAATCTCTTCCTCCAGAAACCCGGCTCTTTCTCTAAGCTCAGCAAACTCCTTGAAGTAGCCAAAATGGCTCAAGATTCAGACATCAATTCTCACAACAGTCATTCTGCTAAAGTCCCTACCACTGCATCTTATTCCTTATATCCCACCTCTCAGACAGCCACTACTCAGCAGGGACTGATAGATAAAGCAGATACTTTAGTGCCGTCTCTACTCAGAAGTAGTCCCTGGATAACCTGCAGCCCTCACTCTGTCCTTCATGATGACCAGCTTTCCAAGATACTAAAGGAAAAGAGCAACCAGTGGTTTAGCCTCTTGCCTCGCTCTCCTTGTGACGAGTCTTCGTTTAACTCCGGCTCCAGCCCTCCAGCCGCCTCCTCTCCACTACAGACCGTCAGCACTAAATcccccttctccctctcccccaATCCCCCAGCTACAGCCAGTTCTAGTGCTCCTGCTGGGATCACTAACATGCAGCCATCTGTCCTTCAG CAATTAAAGTCTGGCATTCATCAAAGCAGACTGACACGGTGCGACGTGTCCAGTGCAGCAAGTCCCAGCCTGCCCTTCTCTGGTGCTTCTCTACCCCCCATGTTGGATCTGGCCTCCCAGCATGCAGAGGGTAATAGCAACATGGTCTTCTTCCTGGCAAATAACAACTCTGTCAACAAGAGTGAGACCCCAGAGCCCCTGATTGACAAGCCCGATTGTGCGTCATTCCCTGCTGTGGAAGTGGCCAAGACCCAGGACTACCCTAGTCCTCAGCCTATCCCCGAGG AGATGCTGTGTGGCTGGTGGAGGGTGGCAGACATGGAGGAACTGCACAGTCTGGTCAAGGCCCTTCATAGCCGAGGCATCAGAGAGAAGGCCTTGCAGAAACAGATCCAAAAACATATGGAGTATACGACCCATCTCTGTGCCAACAGCAAAGATG CGATTGATGTGGCAGAGCTGGAGAAGCGGGAGGTGAGTGAGGAGACGGTGGACAGTTGGTGTGTTGAGGAGAAGGCCATGGAGGTGGATATCAGCCTGCTGCAGCGGGTCGAGGGTCTGGAGAGGAAAGTCGTCTCTGCTCGCCTGCAGGTCAAG GGTTGGATGCATCCTGAGCCCCAGTCAGAGAGGGAGGATCTGGTGTATCATGAGCACAAGCTCTTATCTTCCCCTGCTCCAGAGAAGAAAGCACAGAGAGAAACCAGCCAGGATGAACTTCCTGGCACCGTAGTGCGGCGGCCTGACAATCCCCTTGATATAGCTGTCATCAGGCTGGCAGAGCTGGAGAGAAACATCGAGCGAAG cagggaggaggaggtggcaCCGGGGATGAAGTTGTGGCGCAAAGCCCTCGGTGAAGTCCGCAGCTCAGCTCAGCTGTCGCTCTGCATTCAGCAGCTGGAGAAATCCATCGCCTGGGAGCGATCCATTATGAAAGTG CACTGCCAGCTCTGTCAAAAGGGGGACAATGAAGAACTGCTCTTACTCTGTGATGGCTGCGACAAAGGCTGCCACACTTACTGCCAGAAACCCAAGATCACTACAGTACCTGACGGCGACTGGTTTTGTCCCACTTGTGTTGCGAAG TCTCCTGTGTGTTCTGTCATTCAGGAGAGTGGTCAATCCCCCCGGAGTAGGAAGCAACTGAGCCAAACAGCTGGAGGAGGGAAAAAAGGCATTGAGGTAAAACGAAACAGTAAGCCATCTGTGGTGGGAGAGCTCATCAAAGAGGAGGCTGCCGGCAGCAACAGCGTGCCAAAGAAGGGTACCAAGGAGttcaaaaagagaaaaggagacgACAGCCCGCCCAGCTCCCAGGCCGTCCATGAGAGCCCCGtctcctgtgtgaaaaaagccaaaacagccaaagacaacaacacaaatggGCTGGCGACGTGCCG AGTGCTTCTGGCTGAGCTGGAGGCCCATCAGGACGCTTGGCCCTTTCTCACACCCGTCAACCAGAAAGCCGTCCCGGGATACAGGAAGGTCATCAAGAAGCCCATGGACTTCTCCACCATCAGAGAAAAGCTCACCAACAACCA GTACTTGAATTTGGAAACTTTCATCGTTGACGTGAACCTGGTTTTTGATAACTGCGAAACATTTAACGAAGATGATTCTGAAATTGGACAAGCCGGCCACAGCATGAGAAGATTTTTTGACAAGCGATGGACTGAACTGCTGGAGTAA